The Actinomadura sp. WMMB 499 genome includes a window with the following:
- a CDS encoding WXG100 family type VII secretion target yields the protein MAEDIPGEFRIDLGVLRTAITNVTAEQTAISGDLDEIGLKMKGLSSDWNSPAFGTFEEVRTWFDKASADVLDLLGDLIIRLETSYGNYAAAESGNVGNLTT from the coding sequence ATGGCAGAGGACATTCCGGGCGAATTCAGGATCGACCTGGGGGTGCTCCGGACGGCCATCACGAACGTCACCGCCGAGCAGACCGCCATCTCCGGCGATCTGGACGAGATCGGGCTCAAGATGAAGGGCCTGTCGAGCGACTGGAACAGCCCCGCCTTCGGGACGTTCGAGGAGGTCCGCACCTGGTTCGACAAGGCGTCCGCGGACGTCCTCGACCTGCTCGGCGACCTCATCATCCGGCTGGAGACGTCGTACGGCAACTACGCCGCGGCCGAGAGCGGCAACGTCGGCAACCTCACGACCTGA
- a CDS encoding RICIN domain-containing protein: MSEQDDVERKRRERLNLANAFDRRAWQRGEKPKVQTRLLAGGVALVVVAAAVFGVGALISYQQDRENKERKEKAALNQRATPVAVPPSPSPSASPSKTPSPSASPTRSPRRQPAAAPRRTSASPEAKARRLAKLKGPTGPNFSTTTGLLLRNVMTGLCADVPGGGKGQHEGPVEQFTCSGSAAENQRWDLVVNQKGAGPGGADLFTIRNSKAGYCMDIWGTGAPALGDRLLQNLCYPGASDNQMWYLDRQARGRFWIRNNKGGMCLDVDGSTGAGAPRAGLTAFPCSSNDDHLWSFA, from the coding sequence ATGAGCGAGCAGGACGACGTCGAGCGCAAGCGCCGGGAACGGCTGAATCTGGCGAACGCGTTCGATCGGCGTGCGTGGCAGCGGGGTGAGAAGCCGAAGGTGCAGACGCGGCTGCTGGCGGGGGGTGTCGCGCTGGTCGTGGTGGCCGCGGCGGTGTTCGGGGTCGGCGCGCTGATCTCCTACCAGCAGGACCGGGAGAACAAGGAGCGCAAGGAGAAGGCGGCGCTGAACCAGCGGGCGACCCCGGTGGCGGTGCCGCCGTCGCCGTCGCCGAGCGCGTCCCCGAGCAAGACGCCCTCGCCGTCCGCGTCGCCGACCCGGAGCCCGCGGCGGCAGCCGGCCGCCGCGCCGCGGCGGACGAGCGCCTCGCCCGAGGCGAAGGCGAGACGGCTCGCGAAGTTGAAGGGCCCCACCGGCCCGAACTTCTCCACCACCACCGGCCTGCTGCTCCGCAACGTGATGACGGGCCTGTGCGCGGACGTCCCGGGTGGCGGCAAGGGGCAGCACGAAGGGCCGGTCGAGCAGTTCACGTGCAGCGGGTCGGCGGCCGAGAACCAGCGCTGGGATCTCGTGGTCAACCAGAAGGGGGCGGGTCCCGGGGGCGCCGACCTGTTCACCATCCGCAATTCCAAGGCCGGCTACTGCATGGACATCTGGGGGACGGGTGCGCCCGCCCTCGGTGACCGCCTGCTGCAGAACCTCTGCTACCCGGGAGCCTCCGACAACCAGATGTGGTATCTGGACCGGCAGGCGCGCGGCCGGTTCTGGATCCGCAACAACAAGGGCGGGATGTGCCTCGACGTTGACGGCTCGACGGGTGCGGGCGCCCCGCGCGCCGGGCTCACCGCCTTCCCGTGCTCCTCGAACGACGACCATCTCTGGTCTTTCGCCTGA
- a CDS encoding RICIN domain-containing protein, translated as MSEQDDVERKRRQRMSLANAFDRRAWQRGEKPKVQTRLLAGGVALVVVAAAVFGVGALISYQQDRENKERKEKAATSQRLTDPVAKPSPSPSAGRTSASPSARAEPEGGAAAPRQAEPRQAGPRSPTPRAEVAKGGPKSRFPTGPNFQTTTDVLLRNVVTGLCADVPGFGKGKEDGPVEQYRCTRSTKDNLLWDLVVNQPGAGPGGADLFTIRNAKDGFCMDLHAYGPPKMRTRVNEFYCRPGSGDNQMWYLDRKAPGRFWIRNHKGGMCLEVAGEKGAGRQGADLLTYPCSMTDDHLWSFA; from the coding sequence ATGAGCGAGCAGGACGACGTCGAGCGCAAGCGCCGGCAGCGGATGAGCCTGGCGAACGCGTTCGATCGGCGTGCGTGGCAGCGGGGTGAGAAGCCGAAGGTGCAGACGCGGCTGCTGGCGGGGGGTGTCGCGCTGGTCGTGGTGGCCGCGGCGGTGTTCGGGGTCGGCGCGCTGATCTCCTACCAGCAGGACCGGGAGAACAAGGAGCGCAAGGAGAAGGCGGCGACGAGCCAGCGGCTGACCGATCCGGTGGCGAAGCCGTCGCCGAGCCCGTCGGCGGGCAGGACGTCGGCGTCGCCGAGCGCCCGGGCGGAGCCGGAGGGCGGTGCCGCCGCGCCGCGGCAGGCCGAGCCGCGGCAGGCCGGGCCGCGGAGCCCCACGCCGAGGGCCGAGGTGGCGAAGGGCGGCCCGAAGTCACGGTTCCCCACGGGCCCGAACTTCCAGACCACCACCGATGTGCTGCTCCGCAACGTGGTGACGGGCCTGTGCGCGGACGTTCCGGGCTTCGGCAAGGGGAAGGAGGACGGGCCGGTCGAGCAGTACCGATGCACCAGGTCCACGAAGGACAACCTGCTCTGGGATCTGGTGGTCAACCAGCCCGGCGCGGGACCGGGCGGTGCGGACCTGTTCACCATCCGCAACGCCAAGGACGGCTTCTGCATGGACCTTCACGCGTACGGGCCGCCGAAGATGCGGACCCGCGTGAACGAGTTCTACTGCAGGCCGGGCAGCGGCGACAACCAGATGTGGTACCTGGACCGGAAGGCGCCGGGCCGGTTCTGGATCCGCAACCACAAGGGCGGGATGTGCCTGGAGGTGGCCGGTGAGAAGGGGGCGGGCCGGCAGGGCGCCGACCTGCTCACCTACCCGTGCTCGATGACCGACGACCACCTCTGGTCCTTCGCCTGA
- a CDS encoding WXG100 family type VII secretion target has product MADSGTTDYDSVEKVAVGPTGLQNTAKRLLALAQEIADSLGRVQTTLNGLTADGWNGFGRQEAEDFNRRWLAVMKELFGTEADPSTGVLNAIASGVGVAGENYGKAESGLADIWSKFASSLPTAEELANGDGTDEEPSDEKPKDVLDTNKTAITADY; this is encoded by the coding sequence GTGGCCGACTCCGGGACGACGGACTACGACTCCGTAGAGAAGGTCGCGGTCGGGCCGACGGGGCTCCAGAACACGGCGAAGCGGCTCCTCGCGCTCGCCCAGGAGATCGCGGACAGCCTCGGCCGGGTCCAGACGACCCTGAACGGGCTCACCGCCGACGGGTGGAACGGCTTCGGCCGGCAGGAGGCCGAGGACTTCAACCGGCGGTGGCTCGCGGTGATGAAGGAGCTGTTCGGCACCGAGGCCGATCCGAGTACCGGCGTGCTGAACGCCATCGCGAGCGGCGTCGGCGTCGCCGGCGAGAACTACGGCAAGGCCGAGTCCGGACTGGCGGACATCTGGTCGAAGTTCGCCTCCAGCCTCCCGACCGCCGAGGAACTCGCGAACGGGGACGGGACGGACGAGGAGCCGAGCGACGAGAAGCCCAAGGACGTCCTCGACACCAACAAGACCGCCATCACGGCCGACTACTGA
- the eccCa gene encoding type VII secretion protein EccCa produces the protein MVMLLLPLLTSVSMAAYLVSTGRRWMIILGVVFVVSAVGLTFGVHMQSRGRNRRTRERHRERYLEYLADLRGQARDVARVQRFAAAWIHPSPERLWAVAERRRRVWERRPGDPDHLRVRIGTGNGPLALTMTTNRRSDPAVEYDPRSLHAAEELVRSQGTVEGQPAWIDLGRAGVVSLLGPPAQTEAAAAALLCQVAVLHAPDDVQLAVVTAGDPAWEWAKWLPHTFEPDARDRGIEVVPLVAERLDGLADHVEAELDRAVAARAARGTRLISMTAEEPPERRLVMVLNGYDPRTVWAQSPLVVRLIAEAGAQLGITVVCVVTEEAHEPERVDVRVRLDARGRATLEGPHIGLRADVKDVTVDRPSPALRSRIARALAPLRLSGEQDQVLAQSVSLPGMLGIGDLAALDPSSVWRAPDDEEMLQVPVGVSGDGEALVLDLKESAQGGIGPHGLVVGATGSGKSELLRTLVTGLATTHSPEHLGFVLIDFKGGATFAGLTGLPHVAGLITNLSDEHALVERVRAALAGEQQRRQKLLRRAGNVDSIRDYQLKQLAGGTDVDGAPLPPLPYLMIVVDEFGELLSQQSDFIDLFVQIGRVGRSLGMHLLLATQRLEEGRLRGLESHLSYRIALRTFSAAESRAVLGTPDAYRLPSIPGSAYLKVDESVFERFRVAHVSRLHETDAPEEPGAEPVRPVPYTLRTPPVAEEPAPRPARAPRPETGTTELDLVVEKLAASSAPTHQVWLPPLPAAYPLDPLLAPAEPVEGRGLQSQVWPNPGKLSFPVAVADLPARQEQRPLVLDLAGLHGHLVLVGAPQSGKSTFLRTMLLSAMLTHTPDELQFYCIDHGGGGLLPFADAPHVSGVASRRDPERVRRVLTEVTRLVDVRERVFAELGVQAADFRRMRDAGALPAGVRAADVVLVIDNWGALRGELEDASAIVTDITTRGLGVGVHVVLTAGRWAELRPALRDSIPGRLELNLNDPAESEINRKETRRIGRTRPGRGLMPPGIPMHVPLPRLDASDGVDDLTDAQQRLITEIAAAWAGPAAPPLKVLPQHVTVTELAEMAGTEVHDPWEGGGRDLTGTEIPIGLSQRDLRPVGLDLTAGQPHFLVFGDAASGKTSFLRAWMRGAARRHSPWDVRFIVVDYRRSLLDAVPEPYIGAHAGNPELAETFIDQVVAKLRERMPPPGLDSRRLRDRDWWEGPEFYLVVDDYELVADGPGRGPLAPLAGFVGQGVELGFHIVLARRVGGASRSLMADPLLGRLREFGSDGLILSGDPREGALLGDQRAAQRIPGRGVLLRRRTDPELIHAAFDEETETLTYESRPPETPEGVGAWPSTK, from the coding sequence ATGGTCATGCTGCTCCTCCCGCTGCTGACCAGCGTCAGCATGGCCGCGTACCTGGTCTCCACCGGGCGCCGCTGGATGATCATCCTCGGGGTCGTGTTCGTGGTGTCGGCCGTGGGCCTGACGTTCGGCGTCCACATGCAGTCGCGCGGCCGGAACCGGCGGACCCGCGAGCGGCACCGCGAGCGCTACCTGGAGTACCTCGCGGACCTGCGCGGGCAGGCGCGCGACGTCGCCCGCGTGCAGCGGTTCGCCGCCGCCTGGATCCATCCGAGCCCGGAACGGCTCTGGGCCGTCGCCGAGCGCCGCCGCCGCGTGTGGGAGCGCCGTCCCGGGGACCCCGACCACCTCCGCGTCCGGATCGGCACGGGGAACGGGCCGCTGGCCCTGACCATGACGACGAACCGGCGCTCCGACCCCGCGGTGGAGTACGACCCGCGGTCGCTGCACGCGGCGGAGGAACTCGTCCGGTCGCAGGGGACGGTCGAGGGCCAGCCCGCGTGGATCGACCTCGGCCGCGCCGGGGTGGTGAGCCTGCTCGGCCCGCCCGCGCAGACCGAGGCCGCCGCCGCCGCGCTGCTGTGCCAGGTCGCCGTCCTGCACGCGCCGGACGACGTCCAGCTCGCCGTCGTGACGGCCGGCGACCCGGCGTGGGAGTGGGCGAAGTGGCTGCCGCACACCTTCGAGCCGGACGCCCGCGACCGGGGCATCGAGGTGGTCCCGCTGGTCGCCGAGCGCCTCGACGGACTCGCCGACCATGTGGAGGCCGAGCTGGACCGGGCCGTCGCGGCCCGCGCCGCGCGCGGCACCCGGCTCATCTCCATGACCGCCGAGGAGCCGCCCGAGCGGCGCCTCGTGATGGTCCTGAACGGCTACGACCCGCGGACCGTGTGGGCGCAGTCGCCGCTCGTCGTCCGGCTGATCGCCGAGGCGGGCGCGCAGCTCGGCATCACGGTCGTGTGCGTCGTCACCGAGGAGGCGCACGAGCCGGAGCGGGTGGACGTCCGGGTCCGGCTGGACGCGCGCGGCCGCGCGACCCTCGAGGGCCCGCACATCGGGCTGCGCGCCGACGTCAAGGACGTCACGGTGGACCGGCCGTCCCCGGCGCTGCGCTCCCGCATCGCCCGGGCGCTCGCGCCGCTGCGGCTGTCGGGCGAGCAGGACCAGGTGCTGGCCCAGTCGGTGTCGCTGCCGGGCATGCTCGGCATCGGCGACCTGGCCGCACTCGACCCGAGCAGCGTCTGGCGGGCGCCGGACGACGAGGAGATGCTGCAGGTCCCCGTCGGCGTGTCCGGCGACGGGGAGGCGCTCGTCCTCGACCTGAAGGAGTCGGCGCAGGGCGGGATCGGGCCGCACGGCCTGGTCGTCGGCGCGACCGGCTCCGGCAAGAGCGAGCTGCTGCGCACGCTCGTCACCGGGCTCGCCACGACGCACTCGCCGGAGCACCTCGGGTTCGTCCTGATTGACTTCAAGGGCGGCGCGACGTTCGCCGGGCTCACCGGCCTCCCGCACGTCGCGGGCCTGATCACGAACCTGAGCGACGAGCACGCGCTCGTCGAGCGGGTGCGGGCCGCGCTCGCGGGCGAGCAGCAGCGCCGGCAGAAGCTGCTGCGCCGCGCCGGGAACGTCGACTCCATCCGCGACTACCAGCTCAAGCAGCTCGCGGGCGGGACCGACGTGGACGGCGCCCCGCTGCCGCCGCTGCCCTACCTGATGATCGTCGTCGACGAGTTCGGGGAGCTGCTGTCCCAGCAGTCCGACTTCATCGACCTGTTCGTGCAGATCGGCCGGGTCGGCCGCTCCCTCGGCATGCACCTGCTGCTCGCCACCCAGCGGCTGGAGGAGGGACGCCTGCGCGGCCTGGAGTCGCACCTGTCCTACCGCATCGCGCTGCGCACGTTCAGCGCCGCCGAGAGCCGCGCCGTGCTCGGGACGCCCGACGCGTACCGGCTGCCGTCCATCCCCGGCTCCGCCTACCTGAAGGTCGACGAGTCGGTCTTCGAGCGGTTCCGCGTCGCGCACGTGTCCCGGCTGCACGAGACCGACGCGCCGGAGGAGCCCGGCGCGGAGCCCGTCCGTCCCGTCCCGTACACGCTGCGGACGCCGCCGGTCGCCGAGGAGCCCGCGCCGCGTCCCGCCCGCGCCCCGCGGCCCGAGACCGGCACGACCGAACTCGACCTCGTCGTGGAGAAGCTCGCGGCGAGCAGCGCCCCCACCCACCAGGTGTGGCTTCCGCCGCTGCCCGCCGCCTACCCCCTCGACCCGCTGCTCGCGCCCGCCGAACCCGTCGAGGGGCGCGGCCTGCAGAGCCAGGTGTGGCCGAACCCGGGGAAGCTGTCGTTCCCCGTCGCCGTCGCGGACCTGCCCGCCCGGCAGGAGCAGCGCCCGCTCGTCCTGGACCTCGCCGGGCTCCACGGCCACCTCGTCCTCGTGGGCGCGCCGCAGAGCGGCAAGAGCACCTTCCTGCGCACGATGCTGCTCAGCGCGATGCTCACCCACACCCCGGACGAGCTCCAGTTCTACTGCATCGACCACGGCGGCGGCGGGCTGCTGCCCTTCGCCGACGCCCCGCACGTCTCGGGCGTCGCGTCCCGCCGCGACCCCGAACGCGTCCGGCGCGTCCTCACCGAGGTGACCCGGCTGGTGGACGTGCGCGAGCGCGTGTTCGCGGAGCTGGGCGTGCAGGCCGCCGACTTCCGCCGCATGCGCGACGCGGGAGCGCTCCCCGCCGGGGTCCGCGCCGCCGACGTCGTCCTCGTCATCGACAACTGGGGCGCGCTGCGCGGCGAACTGGAGGACGCGTCCGCGATCGTCACCGACATCACCACCCGGGGTCTCGGCGTCGGTGTGCACGTCGTGCTGACCGCGGGACGCTGGGCCGAGCTCCGGCCCGCGCTCCGCGACAGCATCCCCGGCCGCCTCGAACTGAACCTGAACGATCCCGCCGAATCGGAGATCAACCGCAAGGAGACCCGCCGGATCGGCCGCACCCGGCCCGGCCGCGGGCTGATGCCGCCCGGCATCCCCATGCACGTCCCCCTCCCGCGGCTCGACGCGTCCGACGGCGTCGACGACCTCACCGACGCCCAGCAGCGGCTCATCACCGAGATCGCCGCCGCCTGGGCGGGCCCGGCCGCACCCCCGCTGAAGGTCCTGCCGCAGCACGTCACCGTCACCGAACTCGCCGAGATGGCGGGCACCGAGGTCCACGACCCGTGGGAGGGCGGCGGCCGGGACCTCACCGGCACCGAGATCCCGATCGGGCTGTCCCAGCGCGACCTGCGGCCGGTCGGGCTGGACCTCACCGCCGGGCAGCCGCACTTCCTCGTCTTCGGCGACGCCGCCTCCGGGAAGACCTCGTTCCTGCGGGCCTGGATGCGCGGCGCCGCCCGCCGGCACTCGCCGTGGGACGTCCGCTTCATCGTCGTCGACTACCGCCGCAGCCTCCTCGACGCCGTGCCCGAACCGTACATCGGCGCCCACGCGGGCAATCCCGAGCTGGCCGAGACGTTCATCGACCAGGTCGTCGCGAAGCTCCGCGAACGCATGCCGCCTCCGGGCCTGGACTCCCGCCGGCTCCGCGACCGCGACTGGTGGGAGGGCCCCGAGTTCTACCTCGTCGTCGACGACTACGAACTCGTCGCCGACGGCCCCGGCCGCGGCCCCCTCGCACCCCTCGCCGGGTTCGTCGGCCAGGGCGTCGAACTCGGCTTCCACATCGTCCTCGCCCGCCGCGTCGGCGGCGCGTCCCGCTCCCTGATGGCCGACCCGCTGCTCGGCCGGCTCCGGGAGTTCGGCTCCGACGGGCTGATCCTGTCCGGCGACCCCCGCGAGGGGGCGCTGCTCGGCGACCAGCGTGCCGCGCAGCGGATACCGGGACGGGGCGTGCTGCTGCGCCGCAGAACCGACCCGGAACTGATCCACGCCGCGTTCGACGAGGAGACCGAGACCTTGACGTACGAGTCCCGGCCCCCCGAGACCCCCGAAGGGGTGGGCGCATGGCCGAGTACGAAGTAG